One window of Papaver somniferum cultivar HN1 chromosome 9, ASM357369v1, whole genome shotgun sequence genomic DNA carries:
- the LOC113312366 gene encoding uncharacterized protein LOC113312366, whose protein sequence is MARPYTSEVVDYQYPKDYTSPKFKAYDGQGNAREHLSRFIVSMNDRSIDGNLCLREFPKLLTETAFTWYDNLKPGSISSWVDLSTLFLRKFYSAKRKVTTIDLSKCNQRLEEDVGKDITRFRHFALSFHEEIKEDALVEICVRGMISCFKKSLVNFQFLTFVELEEAAARIADCVEESNSDYIWRNAVNTVSTTPRNTRTNNKQEGWGAQTNQSYRYQPLPPPLPCSKEQIVGLLEQWVENK, encoded by the coding sequence ATGGCAAGACCGTACACCTCTGAAGTCGTGGATTATCAATATCCAAAGGATTATACTTCACCAAAATTCAAAGCGTATGATGGACAAGGGAATGCGCGAGAGCATCTTAGCCGGTTTATTGTTTCTATGAACGACCGATCCATTGATGGGAATTTATGCCTAAGGGAGTTCCCGAAATTGTTGACTGAGACAGCCTTCACTTGGTATGATAACCTAAAGCCGGGAAGCATCAGCTCATGGGTGGACCTTTCCACACTCTTCCTCAGAAAGTTTTACTCTGCAAAAAGGAAGGTCACGACCATCGACTTGAGTAAATGTAACCAGCGACTAGAGGAAGACGTAGGAAAGGATATCACTCGGTTTCGCCACTTCGCGCTGAGCTTCCACGAGGAAATTAAAGAAGATGCACTAGTGGAGATCTGCGTGCGCGGAATGATATCGTGCTTCAAGAAAAGCTTGGTAAACTTTCAGTTCCTAACCTTCGTAGAGCTAGAAGAAGCTGCAGCAAGAATCGCTGATTGCGTTGAAGAGAGCAATTCGGATTACATCTGGCGCAACGCAGTCAACACTGTCTCAACTACGCCAAGAAACACCCGCACAAATAACAAGCAAGAAGGCTGGGGTGCGCAAACGAATCAGTCGTACAGGTATCAACCGCTCCCTCCCCCATTGCCTTGTAGCAAAGAGCAGATCGTCGGACTCCTAGAGCAATGGGTGGAAAACAAATAA